A portion of the Acidisarcina polymorpha genome contains these proteins:
- a CDS encoding TetR/AcrR family transcriptional regulator, with amino-acid sequence MGAKAGVSIGSVYQYFTSKEALLSAIIGRESAPLLRVTEELSQTCSFHAAI; translated from the coding sequence GTGGGTGCAAAGGCGGGCGTGAGCATAGGGTCGGTATACCAGTACTTCACTAGTAAGGAAGCTCTCCTGAGCGCTATTATCGGGCGCGAGAGCGCGCCGCTTTTACGTGTCACTGAGGAGCTATCGCAAACTTGCAGCTTCCACGCGGCGATTTAG